A single Antechinus flavipes isolate AdamAnt ecotype Samford, QLD, Australia chromosome 5, AdamAnt_v2, whole genome shotgun sequence DNA region contains:
- the M6PR gene encoding cation-dependent mannose-6-phosphate receptor isoform X2, translating into MIGVSLLLPSGTMFPFYSCCRAGLLFLLLLTLAVKEAWQAEEKTCDLIGEKDKESEKELAVLKKLSPLFGQSFESTVGQGSDSYTYKFRVCREVGSNNSGAGLVQINLKTKEETIIGRINETHIFNGSDWIMLTYKGGDEYGSHCGKEQRRAVVMISCNKNTIGGNFLPVSEERGKVQECFYLFEMDSSLACAPEDSHLSVGSILLITFASLVAVYFIGGFLYQRLVVGAKGMEQFPHLAFWQDLGNLVAVSRWL; encoded by the exons ATGATCGGCGTTTCGCTCCTCCTCCCCAGTGGCAC gATGTTCCCCTTTTACAGTTGTTGTCGGGCTGGGCTACTGTTTCTGCTACTTCTGACCTTGGCAGTGAAGGAGGCCTGGCAGGCAGAAGAAAAAACCTGTGACTTAATAGGAGAGAAGGATAAAGAGTCAGAGAAGGAGCTGGCCGTATTGAAAAAGCTGTCTCCACTTTTTGGCCAAAg CTTTGAAAGTACTGTGGGCCAGGGTTCAGACTCCTATACCTACAAATTTAGGGTGTGCCGGGAAGTTGGCAGTAACAACTCTGGGGCTGGACTGGTGCAGATCAACTTGAAGACTAAAGAGGAGACAATAATAGGAAGGATTAATGAAACCCATATCTTCAATGGAA GTGACTGGATCATGCTGACCTATAAAGGGGGTGATGAGTATGGCAGCCATTGTGGCAAGGAACAGCGACGGGCAGTGGTGATGATCTCCTGTAACAAAAACACCATTGGG GGCAACTTCCTGCCTGTTtctgaagaaaggggaaaagtccAAGAATGTTTCTACCTCTTTGAGATGGACAGCAGTCTGGCTTGCGCACCTGAAGATTCTCACCTCAGCGTAGGATCTATTTTACTTATTAC GTTTGCCTCACTGGTGGCTGTCTATTTCATTGGGGGCTTCTTGTACCAAAGGCTGGTGGTGGGTGCCAAAGGCATGGagcagtttcctcatttggcCTTCTGGCAGGATCTGGGCAATTTGGTAGCAGTAAGTA GATGGCTGTGA
- the M6PR gene encoding cation-dependent mannose-6-phosphate receptor isoform X1, with protein sequence MIGVSLLLPSGTMFPFYSCCRAGLLFLLLLTLAVKEAWQAEEKTCDLIGEKDKESEKELAVLKKLSPLFGQSFESTVGQGSDSYTYKFRVCREVGSNNSGAGLVQINLKTKEETIIGRINETHIFNGSDWIMLTYKGGDEYGSHCGKEQRRAVVMISCNKNTIGGNFLPVSEERGKVQECFYLFEMDSSLACAPEDSHLSVGSILLITFASLVAVYFIGGFLYQRLVVGAKGMEQFPHLAFWQDLGNLVADGCDFVCRSKPRNVPAAYRGVGDDQLGEESEERDDHLLPM encoded by the exons ATGATCGGCGTTTCGCTCCTCCTCCCCAGTGGCAC gATGTTCCCCTTTTACAGTTGTTGTCGGGCTGGGCTACTGTTTCTGCTACTTCTGACCTTGGCAGTGAAGGAGGCCTGGCAGGCAGAAGAAAAAACCTGTGACTTAATAGGAGAGAAGGATAAAGAGTCAGAGAAGGAGCTGGCCGTATTGAAAAAGCTGTCTCCACTTTTTGGCCAAAg CTTTGAAAGTACTGTGGGCCAGGGTTCAGACTCCTATACCTACAAATTTAGGGTGTGCCGGGAAGTTGGCAGTAACAACTCTGGGGCTGGACTGGTGCAGATCAACTTGAAGACTAAAGAGGAGACAATAATAGGAAGGATTAATGAAACCCATATCTTCAATGGAA GTGACTGGATCATGCTGACCTATAAAGGGGGTGATGAGTATGGCAGCCATTGTGGCAAGGAACAGCGACGGGCAGTGGTGATGATCTCCTGTAACAAAAACACCATTGGG GGCAACTTCCTGCCTGTTtctgaagaaaggggaaaagtccAAGAATGTTTCTACCTCTTTGAGATGGACAGCAGTCTGGCTTGCGCACCTGAAGATTCTCACCTCAGCGTAGGATCTATTTTACTTATTAC GTTTGCCTCACTGGTGGCTGTCTATTTCATTGGGGGCTTCTTGTACCAAAGGCTGGTGGTGGGTGCCAAAGGCATGGagcagtttcctcatttggcCTTCTGGCAGGATCTGGGCAATTTGGTAGCA GATGGCTGTGATTTTGTGTGCCGGTCTAAACCCCGAAATGTGCCTGCTGCCTACCGGGGTGTGGGAGATGACCAACTTGGGGAAGAATCAGAAGAGAGGGATGACCACTTGCTCCCCATGTGA
- the PHC1 gene encoding polyhomeotic-like protein 1: protein METESEQNSNSTNGSSSSGGSTRPQIAQMSLYERQAVQALQALQRQPNAAQYFHQFMLQQQLSNAQLHSLAAVQQATIAASRQASSPSTSTPQQTTTTQASINLATTSAAQLISRSQSVSSPSATTLTQSVLLGNTTSPPLNQSQAQMYLRPQLGNLLQVNRTLGRNVPLASQLILMPNGAVAAVQQEVPSAQSPGVHTDTDQVQNLAVRSQQSSAQGPQMQGSAQKAMPPGASPTTGLPQATGQPLAMAQASSGGAGQSLNLSQAGGSSGNGIPGSVGPGGGQASGGLGQVPSSGMGGGGSCSRKGTGVVQPLPAAQAVTVSQGSQTEAENAAAKKAEVESSGQQSVGMNLTRTATPAPSQTLISSATYTQIQPHSLIQQQQQIHLQQKQVVIQQQIAIHHQQQFQHRQSQLLHTATHLQLAQQQQQQQQQQQQQAPTLTAPPAQVPPSQQAPPPQSQQAQTLVVQPMLQSQALALPPDSTPKPPLPIQSKLPMASIKPPQLGATKMSATQQPPPHIPVQVVGSRQPGSAQAQALGLAQLAATVPTSRGLPGAVQGVGQPHVTSPPSQATGTLQEVPPPLASGVSLTPLQGTAHVVKGGAAASPVVAQVPAAFYMQSVQLPGKPQTLAVKRKAESEEDREEVSTINTMLPAKSSPIVESPKTMEEKGSLAEKAEPVVSMVPNTPSSDLAVSAPTPSAPPPTLAMMSRQMGDLKPPQAIVKPQILTHIIEGFVIQEGAEPFPVGCSQLLKESEKPLQTGAPAGLNESQPGGPIVGDSIATELDKKTNLLKCEYCGKYAPEEQFRGSKRFCSMTCAKRYNVSCSHQFRLKRKKMKEFQEANYARVRRRGPRRSSSDIARAKIQGKRHRGQEDSSRGSDNSSYDEALSPTSPGPLSVRAGHGERDLANSNTEPLTPELHGINPVFLSSNPSRWSVEEVYEFIASLQGCQEIAELFRSQEIDGQALLLLKEEHLMSAMNIKLGPALKICAKINVLKET from the exons ATGGAAACTGAGAGTGAACAGAACTCCAACTCCACCAATGGGAGCAGCAGCTCAGGGGGTAGCACTCGCCCCCAGATAGCTCAAATGTCACTATATGAGCGGCAGGCTGTGCAG GCCCTGCAGGCATTACAGAGACAGCCTAATGCAGCCCAGTATTTCCACCAGTTCATGCTTCAGCAGCAGCTCAGCAATGCCCAGCTGCACAGCCTGGCTGCCGTCCAGCAG GCTACCATTGCAGCCAGCCGGCAAGCCAGCTCCCCAAGCACCAGCACACCTCAGCAGACCACTACTACTCAGGCGTCA ATCAATCTGGCTACCACCTCTGCTGCTCAGCTCATCAGCCGTTCCCAGAGCGTGAGCTCCCCCAGTGCTACCACCCTTACCCAGTCTGTGCTCCTGGGTAATACCACCTCTCCACCCCTCAACCAGTCCCAGGCTCAGATGTATCTTCGG CCACAGCTGGGTAACCTGTTACAGGTGAACCGGACCCTGGGCCGGAATGTGCCCCTGGCATCTCAGCTCATCCTTATGCCTAATGGGGCTGTGGCTGCTGTCCAGCAGGAAGTACCATCTGCTCAGTCACCTGGAGTCCACACAGATACAGATCAG GTGCAGAACTTGGCAGTGAGGAGTCAACAGTCTTCAGCCCAGGGTCCCCAAATGCAGGGCTCTGCTCAAAAGGCCATGCCCCCTGGAGCTTCTCCCACCACAGGCCTTCCCCAAGCCACTGGCCAGCCTTTAGCTATGGCTCAAGCTTCCTCTGGCGGGGCAGGCCAGTCCCTCAACCTCAGTCAAGCTGGTGGGAGCAGTGGGAATGGCATCCCAGGATCTGTGGGGCCGGGGGGTGGCCAGGCATCTGGGGGCCTGGGTCAGGTGCCCTCTTCAGGGATGGGTGGAGGTGGGAGCTGCTCCAGGAAGGGCACTGGGGTGGTGCAGCCTTTGCCTGCAGCCCAGGCAGTGACAGTGAGCCAGGGCAGCCAGACAGAGGCAGAAAATGCAGCAGCCAAGAAGGCAGAGGTAGAGAGCAGTGGACAGCAGAGTGTGGGCATGAACCTGACCCGGACAGCTACACCTGCTCCCAGCCAGACCCTTATCAGCTCAG CAACCTACACCCAGATCCAGCCCCACTCACTGATCCAGCAACAGCAGCAGATCCACCTACAGCAGAAACAAGTCGTAATCCAGCAACAGATTGCCATCCACCACCAGCAACAGTTCCAGCACCGGCAGTCCCAGTTGCTCCACACAGCTACCCATCTCCAGCTAGcccagcagcaacagcagcagcagcagcaacagcagcagcaagcCCCAACCCTCACTGCCCCTCCGGCACAAGTCCCCCCCTCCCAGCAAGCCCCACCTCCACAGTCTCAGCAGGCTCAGACCCTGGTTGTGCAGCCCATGCTCCAGTCCCAGGCCCTTGCCCTCCCTCCTGACTCTACCCCTAAACCACCCCTGCCCATCCAGTCCAAGCTGCCGATGGCATCCATTAAGCCCCCTCAGTTAGGGGCTACCAAGATGTCTGCTACCCAGCAGCCGCCACCACATATTCCTGTCCAGGTGGTGGGAAGCAGGCAGCCAGGTTCGGCCCAGGCGCAGGCTTTAGGATTAGCACAGCTGGCGGCTACTGTGCCAACTTCTCGAGGACTGCCAGGCGCAGTGCAAGGAGTGGGCCAGCCCCATGTGACTTCCCCCCCCTCCCAGGCTACTGGAACCCTGCAAGAGGTCCCTCCACCACTAGCCTCTGGGGTCAGCTTGACCCCTTTGCAGGGGACAGCACATGTGGTAAAGGGAGGAGCCGCTGCCTCACCTGTTGTGGCCCAGGTTCCTGCTGCCTTCTATATGCAGTCTGTCCAGCTGCCG GGCAAACCCCAGACTCTAGCTGTTAAGCGAAAAGCTGAATCTGAGGAAGATAGAGAGGAAGTCTCCACTATAAACACTATGCTTCCTGCCAAGTCATCACCAATTGTAGAGAGTCCCAAAACCATGGAAGAAAAGGGCAGCCTTGCAG agAAAGCTGAGCCAGTGGTCAGCATGGTCCCTAACACTCCTAGCAGTGACCTAGCAGTCTCAGCCCCCACCCCATCTGCACCACCCCCCACGCTGGCTATGATGTCTCGACAGATGGGTGACTTGAAGCCCCCACAGGCCATTGTGAAACCTCAAATTCTCACCCACATCATTGAAGGCTTTGTCATCCAGGAAGGGGCAGAACCTTTCCCG GTGGGCTGTTCCCAGCTCTTAAAGGAGTCTGAGAAGCCATTACAGACAGGAGCTCCTGCAGGACTGAATGAAAGCCAACCAGGTGGCCCCATAGTGGGGGATAGCATAGCTACAG AGCTGGATAAGAAAACCAATCTGCTGAAGTGTGAGTACTGTGGAAAGTACGCTCCAGAGGAGCAGTTCCGTGGCTCCAAGAGATTCTGCTCCATGACTTGTGCTAAGAG ATACAATGTGAGTTGTAGCCATCAGTTTCGACTAAAGcggaaaaaaatgaaggagttcCAGGAGGCTAACTATGCTCGAGTGCGCCGGCGTGGACCTAGACGAAGCTCCTCTGACATTGCCCGCGCCAAGATCCAGGGCAAGCGACACCGG ggtcAGGAGGATTCTAGCCGGGGTTCAGATAACTCTAGTTATGATGAAGCGCTATCTCCCACTTCCCCTGGACCTTTATCAGTGAGGGCTGGTCATGGAGAACGAGACCTGGCAAATTCCAACACAGAGCCCCTAACTCCAGAGCTGCATGGTATCAACCCGGTCTTCCTGTCCAGCAATCCCAGCCGCTGGAGCGTGGAAGAAGTTTATGAGTTCATCGCTTCTCTACAAG GATGCCAAGAGATTGCAGAACTGTTCCGCTCCCAGGAGATTGATGGGCAAGCTTTGTTACTACTCAAAGAAGAACATCTCATGAGTGCCATGAACATCAAGTTGGGCCCAGCCCTCAAGATCTGCGCCAAGATCAATGTCCTCAAGGAGACCTAA